From Desmodus rotundus isolate HL8 chromosome 12, HLdesRot8A.1, whole genome shotgun sequence, one genomic window encodes:
- the SNX20 gene encoding sorting nexin-20 isoform X2, which translates to MTCQVDPWTPTERTPQVRARSMASAEHPGSPGWTGRMVQSLAGAKQAATASGPDLPSPGPEGDSDANSSRSPNSSMTTRELQEYWRNEKGCWKPVKLLFEIASARIEDRKFCKFVVYQVVVIQTGSFDSNKAILGRRYSDFQALQKNLLQTFREEIEDVPFPKKHLVGNFTQEMILERKLAFKEYLSLLYSIRCVRRSREFIDFLTRPELKEAFGCLRAGQYTKALDILVHVMPLLQKLTGHWPVAVVPALCATLVCHRELERPLEAFAAGERALERLHAREGHRYYAPLLEAMIRLAYALGKDFVSLQERLEDCQLRRPTARGFTLKELAVREYL; encoded by the exons ATGACATGCCAGGTGGACCCCTGGACACCCACAGAGCGGACACCTCAGGTCAGAG CCCGCAGCATGGCAAGTGCAGAGCACCCCGGGAGCCCCGGATGGACAGGACGCATGGTCCAGAGCCTGGCAGGGGCCAAGCAGGCAGCGACAGCCAGTGGTCCAGACCTCCCGTCTCCAGGACCTGAAGGGGACTCAG ACGCCAACAGCAGCAGGAGCCCCAACTCCAGCATGACCACACGGGAGCTGCAGGAGTACTGGAGGAACGAGAAGGGCTGCTGGAAGCCGGTCAAGCTGCTCTTCGAGATCGCCTCGGCCCGCATCGAGGACAGAAAGTTCTGCAAGTTTGTG GTGTACCAGGTCGTCGTCATCCAAACTGGGAGCTTCGACAGCAACAAAGCCATCCTGGGACGGCGTTACTCAGACTTCCAGGCGCTCCAGAAGAATCTGCTCCAGACGTTCAGGGAGGAGATCGAAGACGTGCCGTTCCCCAAGAAGCACCTGGTGGGGAACTTCACGCAGGAGATGATCCTGGAGCGCAAGCTGGCCTTCAAGGAGTACCTGAGCCTGCTCTACTCCATCCGCTGCGTGCGCAGGTCCCGCGAGTTCATCGACTTCCTGACGCGGCCCGAGCTGAAGGAGGCCTTCGGCTGCCTGCGGGCCGGGCAGTACACCAAGGCCCTGGACATCCTGGTGCACGTGATGCCCCTGCTGCAGAAGCTGACCGGCCACTGGCCCGTGGCGGTGGTGCCCGCCCTCTGCGCCACGCTGGTGTGCCACCGGGAGCTCGAGCGCCCCCTGGAGGCCTTCGCGGCAGGCGAGCGGGCGCTGGAGCGCCTGCACGCCCGCGAGGGGCACCGCTACTACGCCCCGCTGCTGGAGGCCATGATCCGCCTGGCCTACGCACTGGGCAAGGACTTCGTGTCGCTGCAGGAGAGACTGGAGGACTGCCAGCTCCGGAGGCCCACTGCCCGGGGCTTCACCCTGAAGGAACTGGCCGTGCGGGAATATCTGTGA
- the SNX20 gene encoding sorting nexin-20 isoform X1, translating to MTCQVDPWTPTERTPQPAAWQVQSTPGAPDGQDAWSRAWQGPSRQRQPVVQTSRLQDLKGTQAHAPKRAALVLVLMGAVPADANSSRSPNSSMTTRELQEYWRNEKGCWKPVKLLFEIASARIEDRKFCKFVVYQVVVIQTGSFDSNKAILGRRYSDFQALQKNLLQTFREEIEDVPFPKKHLVGNFTQEMILERKLAFKEYLSLLYSIRCVRRSREFIDFLTRPELKEAFGCLRAGQYTKALDILVHVMPLLQKLTGHWPVAVVPALCATLVCHRELERPLEAFAAGERALERLHAREGHRYYAPLLEAMIRLAYALGKDFVSLQERLEDCQLRRPTARGFTLKELAVREYL from the exons ATGACATGCCAGGTGGACCCCTGGACACCCACAGAGCGGACACCTCAG CCCGCAGCATGGCAAGTGCAGAGCACCCCGGGAGCCCCGGATGGACAGGACGCATGGTCCAGAGCCTGGCAGGGGCCAAGCAGGCAGCGACAGCCAGTGGTCCAGACCTCCCGTCTCCAGGACCTGAAGGGGACTCAG GCCCATGCCCCCAAgcgtgctgccctggtgctggtcCTCATGGGTGCTGTTCCAGCAGACGCCAACAGCAGCAGGAGCCCCAACTCCAGCATGACCACACGGGAGCTGCAGGAGTACTGGAGGAACGAGAAGGGCTGCTGGAAGCCGGTCAAGCTGCTCTTCGAGATCGCCTCGGCCCGCATCGAGGACAGAAAGTTCTGCAAGTTTGTG GTGTACCAGGTCGTCGTCATCCAAACTGGGAGCTTCGACAGCAACAAAGCCATCCTGGGACGGCGTTACTCAGACTTCCAGGCGCTCCAGAAGAATCTGCTCCAGACGTTCAGGGAGGAGATCGAAGACGTGCCGTTCCCCAAGAAGCACCTGGTGGGGAACTTCACGCAGGAGATGATCCTGGAGCGCAAGCTGGCCTTCAAGGAGTACCTGAGCCTGCTCTACTCCATCCGCTGCGTGCGCAGGTCCCGCGAGTTCATCGACTTCCTGACGCGGCCCGAGCTGAAGGAGGCCTTCGGCTGCCTGCGGGCCGGGCAGTACACCAAGGCCCTGGACATCCTGGTGCACGTGATGCCCCTGCTGCAGAAGCTGACCGGCCACTGGCCCGTGGCGGTGGTGCCCGCCCTCTGCGCCACGCTGGTGTGCCACCGGGAGCTCGAGCGCCCCCTGGAGGCCTTCGCGGCAGGCGAGCGGGCGCTGGAGCGCCTGCACGCCCGCGAGGGGCACCGCTACTACGCCCCGCTGCTGGAGGCCATGATCCGCCTGGCCTACGCACTGGGCAAGGACTTCGTGTCGCTGCAGGAGAGACTGGAGGACTGCCAGCTCCGGAGGCCCACTGCCCGGGGCTTCACCCTGAAGGAACTGGCCGTGCGGGAATATCTGTGA
- the SNX20 gene encoding sorting nexin-20 isoform X3 yields the protein MGAVPADANSSRSPNSSMTTRELQEYWRNEKGCWKPVKLLFEIASARIEDRKFCKFVVYQVVVIQTGSFDSNKAILGRRYSDFQALQKNLLQTFREEIEDVPFPKKHLVGNFTQEMILERKLAFKEYLSLLYSIRCVRRSREFIDFLTRPELKEAFGCLRAGQYTKALDILVHVMPLLQKLTGHWPVAVVPALCATLVCHRELERPLEAFAAGERALERLHAREGHRYYAPLLEAMIRLAYALGKDFVSLQERLEDCQLRRPTARGFTLKELAVREYL from the exons ATGGGTGCTGTTCCAGCAGACGCCAACAGCAGCAGGAGCCCCAACTCCAGCATGACCACACGGGAGCTGCAGGAGTACTGGAGGAACGAGAAGGGCTGCTGGAAGCCGGTCAAGCTGCTCTTCGAGATCGCCTCGGCCCGCATCGAGGACAGAAAGTTCTGCAAGTTTGTG GTGTACCAGGTCGTCGTCATCCAAACTGGGAGCTTCGACAGCAACAAAGCCATCCTGGGACGGCGTTACTCAGACTTCCAGGCGCTCCAGAAGAATCTGCTCCAGACGTTCAGGGAGGAGATCGAAGACGTGCCGTTCCCCAAGAAGCACCTGGTGGGGAACTTCACGCAGGAGATGATCCTGGAGCGCAAGCTGGCCTTCAAGGAGTACCTGAGCCTGCTCTACTCCATCCGCTGCGTGCGCAGGTCCCGCGAGTTCATCGACTTCCTGACGCGGCCCGAGCTGAAGGAGGCCTTCGGCTGCCTGCGGGCCGGGCAGTACACCAAGGCCCTGGACATCCTGGTGCACGTGATGCCCCTGCTGCAGAAGCTGACCGGCCACTGGCCCGTGGCGGTGGTGCCCGCCCTCTGCGCCACGCTGGTGTGCCACCGGGAGCTCGAGCGCCCCCTGGAGGCCTTCGCGGCAGGCGAGCGGGCGCTGGAGCGCCTGCACGCCCGCGAGGGGCACCGCTACTACGCCCCGCTGCTGGAGGCCATGATCCGCCTGGCCTACGCACTGGGCAAGGACTTCGTGTCGCTGCAGGAGAGACTGGAGGACTGCCAGCTCCGGAGGCCCACTGCCCGGGGCTTCACCCTGAAGGAACTGGCCGTGCGGGAATATCTGTGA